One region of Archocentrus centrarchus isolate MPI-CPG fArcCen1 chromosome 6, fArcCen1, whole genome shotgun sequence genomic DNA includes:
- the zfc3h1 gene encoding zinc finger C3H1 domain-containing protein isoform X3 yields the protein MDLNAPNRSPAEDGELEDGEICDDETEERAPPRRGDGSRPRGGAPRPRKPHQHPHSMPPHLSHPPPEFRHLMPYNLGPHGPFPPPHRQQCGPSGPDRPPSPPPLPQPPGLGSHGEPSPRSSFWERSHGALGRFRHRGMPNGGPGSWSRGGRGGNSRAPPGRYLPGESHSSPARKQKPLGRNRLRKGAHSVSRPENSVDESFEDLLSKYKQIQIELECIRKEETMALEPQTSPVGDDAVDRAAAAAAALTDTRPEPESALSPGAAAEAASELERKKVFQAFNIKPLRQKLPTPADLDELQRKWAEPDGAGEGDQPITDDGAEPEGKAAKEAKERTCESSSERTNTTSADGEGEPRAAGEEQGKPTEEGPCDQSSTEEQEKPPQACRSESSASSEDSPDKAVGKVVEEEELSELQLRLLALQSASKKWQQKEQQVMRKSKDRITKAAQEKNPGPAAAPPTRQRVTTRSTSSATAAAAAIERSRTRSKPQDRDRDRTKAGPRPPDRDRERVPERERPKLTPKAGPKPPLERGRTPGKARITKKISPGSVAKQAFRKQQVRTWKLQQQREQEEKRRQEEEERRKREDEIRRIRDLSNQDEQYNRFMKLVGGRKRMRSKSRDQDHRKSAGKPGLDASGNLYQYDNYDEVAMDTDSETGSPVPSPTHNNLLSVEEVACFPHAFGADTAPFGMDFSQPFLPPLLSAVPPPPPPLPPPPDELEPPPKPPFADEEEEEEMLLRETCLMSMANKRVAASEKSSSGPPSPSGPPPTDLPPPTRGNLSTVSLNTVPQPRLSKVARGHLAVRAPLVLPRHKSVVVSLNDSDDSDSDTDACSSSQAVFGGLEFMIKEARRTVEAAKPKGASGCEKENNPVRTPEALPEAKKAEYRLLKEEIASREKQRMMKEQNPSPRSSGSPAPPESVDSSLKPSAELKLSEAEQKLSKHRELLQRDEAVLRHLLQQELKKTESLKAAEAKVAKLREQLQASERIVSANKMLLRKLCEQVHRVEQRVSMKKTVAVRLEQELLQAQLASGRAPKRRADSSQTQVSKLQRRDAAPRGSERHFAELIAQKQRLQQLESEYALKIQKLKEAQALRNKGVPSELPPEPLSRAATPPDPQIQLPQPSLHDLSQDKLTLDSEDTAEAEDHEPEPEPAPAAVAKGSRRSSFRQSSSSFTKPHLDAMSSVSPKDVSGTATTKLAKALSGSAASSELPAEMCAGLDVDALKRQYQQKGPLGELLLTELQVLGEDVDSTPTAQVFSAEVETGTSQSGSSELRPVPFGPYHSPLLVFRSYRFSPYYRTKEKLSLSSVTYSNAIEPKKCFCRFDLTGTCNDDGCRWQHMRNCTLSGNQLFQDILSYDLSLIGCSESSSDEDIGAATEKYMKKLFGTNKDRMGIDQKAVLLVSKVNESKHHVPPYTTYKDMRRWRLKPSTQSILGAKDDSEGEGVATGHTTPGRDDGAQTSLFALDVCVTSEDKRYFISETDDISNLEASVLESPRDTQLWIKLAFRYLNQSETSAAECLEAALNTLSRALESNCDNPEVWSHYLSLFSRRGSREEVQEMCEMAVEHAPSYRVWWNYLNLESSFEGKDYVCDRLLQFLLAEASSGITEKLSFQLMEALLYRIQLSLFTGRLESALAILQDRSIAEHLTPADRALLWLSYIHLTEFDRLPASLYDPAESGPSRLVSREPFLLPWSTARDISTPTDILVALFQDAILQCSEQCVTDSERTLACLPLHTNLIFLYRLLQRYDEGVALCKSLLDSCPESCALRDALADLHLHSGNGDLAVSMWLHALAECPHNAEVFYHSCKFLMTQEKPSAIAPLFRGFVLSLCEDEQSQKQPVDVLRHILGFFSEELLRGPVIKKELQEQLGQQTSFLHLVHCRWQWLHGSVEDTVEAFEQALGSVTQLEDLHRLWMDYLTFSCSPQARATAASSQSRMFSDLVQRCLNTVPSRLEVPFNPAEFWSCYRFHNKVVALYLSCLPPSQHALVLERLCYTMPNNTELGLRLLHQEWLDGNLEHLKFQARMLTSNAPKCLSSWKIAIAVEEVLKERAEVCLLFQQALQNLPLSAALWKHRLLLEAAESGASERLRRLWDCCQQAGVSVSGGVGPSLAEDG from the exons ATGGATCTAAACGCTCCGAACCGATCCCCCGCGGAGGACGGTGAGCTAGAAGACGGAGAGATCTGCGATGATGAAACTGAGGAGAGAGCGCCGCCGCGGCGGGGGGATGGTAGCAGGCCCCGCGGTGGAGCTCCTCGTCCACGAAAACCGCACCAGCACCCGCACAGCATGCCGCCACACCTGAGCCACCCGCCGCCAGAGTTCCGCCACCTCATGCCGTACAACCTCGGACCTCACGGGCCGTTCCCCCCTCCTCACCGGCAGCAGTGCGGACCGAGCGGGCCCGACcggcctccctctcctccgccaCTGCCGCAGCCGCCGGGGCTCGGTTCGCACGGGGAGCCCAGCCCGCGGTCCAGTTTCTGGGAGCGGAGCCACGGCGCACTGGGACGATTCAGGCACCGCGGCATGCCGAACGGAGGACCCGGGAGCTGGAGCCGGGGCGGCCGGGGGGGAAACAGCCGGGCTCCTCCCGGTCGGTACCTGCCCGGAGAGAGTCACAGCTCTCCCGCGAGGAAGC AGAAACCTCTCGGCAGGAACCGGCTCAGGAAAGGAGCTCACAGCGTTTCCAGACCAGAGAACAGTGTTGACGAGTCCTTCGAGGATCTGCTGTCCAAGTACAAACAGATCCAGATCGAACTCGAGTGCATCCGCAAAGAGGAGACGATGGCCCTGGAGCCACAGACGTCGCCCGTCGGGGATGACGCGGTGGACCgtgccgccgccgccgccgccgctctAACAGACACCAGACCTGAACCGGAATCAGCTCTGAGTCCAGGAGCAGCAGCGGAGGCGGCGTCCGAGCTGGAGAGGAAGAAAGTGTTCCAGGCCTTCAACATCAAACCGCTTCGTCAGAAACTCCCCACGCCGGCCgacctggatgagctgcagagGAAGTGGGCGGAGCCAGATGGAG CAGGTGAAGGAGATCAGCCAATCACGGATGATGGAGCAGAACCAGAAGGAAAAGCTGCCAAAGAGGCCAAAGAGAGGACATGCGAGAGCAGCAGTGAGCGAACTAACACGACCTCAGCAGACG GTGAAGGAGAACCGCGAGCTGCAGGAGAAGAACAAGGAAAACCCACAGAGGAGGGGCCGTGTGATCAGAGCAGCACGGAGGAGCAGGAGAAACCGCCACAGGCGTGTCGCAGCGAGTCATCGGCTTCCAGCGAGGACTCTCCTGACAAG GCCGTGGGgaaggtggtggaggaggaggagctgtcagagctgcagctgcgtCTCCTCGCTCTGCAGTCAGCCAGTAAGAAGTGGCAGCAGAAGGAGCAGCAGGTGATGAGGAAGAGCAAAGACCGCATCACTAAAGCCGCCCAGGAGAAGAACCCGGGCCCCGCGGCCGCTCCGCCCACCAGGCAGAGGGTCACCACCAGGTCCACCTCCtctgccactgctgctgctgctgctatagAGAGGAGCAGAACCAGGTCCAAACCTCAGGACAGGGACCGTGACAGGACCAAGGCTGGGCCCAGACCTCCGGacagggacagagagagagtcCCAGAGAGAGAGCGACCTAAACTGACTCCCAAAGCTGGACCCAAACCCCCGCTGGAGAGGGGCCGGACTCCAGGAAAGGCTCGCATCACTAAGAAGATCAGTCCAG GTTCGGTGGCAAAGCAGGCATTCAGAAAGCAGCAGGTGAGGACGtggaagctgcagcagcagagggagcaggaggagaagcggcggcaggaggaggaggagcggcgCAAGCGGGAAGATGAGATCCGGCGAATCCGCGACCTGTCCAACCAGGACGAGCAGTACAACCGCTTCATGAAACTGGTGGGCGGGAGGAAGAGGATGCGCAGTAAG TCCAGGGACCAGGACCACCGCAAGTCTGCAGGCAAGCCAGGCCTGGACGCCTCAGGGAACCTCTACCAGTATGACAACTACGACGAGGTGGCAATGGACACGGACAGCGAGACGGGCTCGCCAG TGCCGTCACCAACACACAACAACCTGCTGTCTGTGGAGGAAGTAGCGTGTTTCCCTCACGCATTTGGTGCTGACACCGCTCCTTTTGGAATG GATTTCTCTCAGCCCTTCCTGCCCCCCCTGCTCTCTGCTGTTCctcccccacctcctcccctcccgcctcccccagatgagctggagccTCCCCCCAAACCTCCATTtgctgatgaggaggaggaggaggagatgctgCTCAGGGAGACCTGCCTGATGTCAATGGCCAACAAACGGGTGGCAGCCTCAGAG aAGAGCTCCAGCGGTCCTCCTTCTCCGAGCGGCCCTCCTCCCACAGATCTTCCGCCTCCAACCAGAGGAAACCTGAGCACAGTCAGTCTGAACACAGTGCCTCAGCCACGCCTCAGCAAGGTTGCCAGAGGGCACCTCGCCGTCAGAGCGCCGCTTGTG CTACCCAGACACAAGTCGGTGGTGGTTTCTCTCAACGACTCCGACGACAGCGACTCGGACACGGACGCCTGCAGCTCGTCACAGGCGGTGTTTGGAGGTCTGGAGTTCATGATCAAAGAGGCCCGGAGGACGGTGGAG GCGGCGAAGCCTAAAGGAGCGTCAGGCTGTGAGAAGGAGAACAACCCTGTCCGAACTCCAGAGGCTCTGCCTGAAGCCAAGAAAGCCGAGTACCGCCTGCTCAAAGAGGAAATCGCCAG CAGGGAGAAGCAGAGGATGATGAAGGAACAGAATCCAAGTCCTCGCAGCTCCGGATCGCCCGCCCCTCCTGAGTCTGTCGATTCTTCCCTGAAACcatctgcagagctgaaactgaGCGAGGCCGAGCAGAAGCTCAGCAAACACAG GGAGCTGCTGCAGAGAGACGAGGCCGTCCTCAGACACCTGCTGCAGCAGGAGCTCAAGAAGACCGAGTCTCTGAAGGCTGCCGAGGCCAAAGTGGCCAAACTGAGGGAGCAGCTGCAGGCGTCGGAGAGGATCGTCAGTGCCAACAAGATGCTCCTCAGGAAGCTCTGCGAGCAG GTCCACCGGGTTGAGCAGCGGGTCTCCATGAAGAAGACGGTGGCGGTGCGGTTGGAACAGGAGCTGCTTCAGGCTCAGCTGGCCTCCGGCAGAGCGCCCAAACGGCGAGCAGACTCCAGCCAGACTCAG GTCAGTAAGCTGCAGCGGCGTGACGCAGCTCCCCGTGGTTCCGAGCGTCACTTTGCCGAGCTTATCGCTCAGAAGCAGCGACTGCAGCAGCTCGAGTCTGAGTATGCACTGAAGATCCAGAAGCTGAAGGAGGCGCAGGCGCTTCGAAACAAGGGCGTCCCGTCAGAGCTTCCCCCGGAGCCGCTGTCACGAGCTGCCACCCCTCCAGACCCGCAGATCCAGCTGCCGCAGCCTTCTCTGCACGACCTCTCCCAGGACAAACTCACACTGGACAGCGAGGACACCGCAGAGGCCGAAGACCACGAGCCAGAGCCAGAACCCGCACCCGCCGCTGTGGCCAAAGGCAGCCGCCGATCCTCCTTCCGCCAGTCCAGCTCCTCCTTCACCAAGCCCCACCTGGACGCCATGAGCTCTGTTTCACCTAAAGACGTCAGTGGCACTGCCACCACCAAGCTGGCAAAAGCATTGTCCGGCAGCGCAGCAAGCTCAGAACTTCCTGCTGAGATGTGTGCAGGGCTGGACGTGGATGCACTGAAGCGGCAGTACCAGCAGAAGGGGCCACTgggagagctgctgctgacagagcTGCAGGTGCTGGGGGAGGATGTGGACTCCACACCTACTGCACAG GTGTTTTCAGCTGAGGTGGAGACGGGCACGAGTCAATCAGGCAGCTCGGAGCTGAGGCCTGTTCCCTTTGGACCGTATCACAGCCCTCTGCTGGTCTTCAGGTCTTACAG GTTCAGCCCTTACTACAGGACCAAGGAGAAGTTATCTCTGAGCTCTGTGACGTACAGCAACGCCATTGAACCAAAGAAATGTTTCTGCCGCTTCGACCTCACAGGAACGTGCAACGACGATGGCTGCAGATG GCAGCACATGAGGAACTGCACTCTGAGCGGGAATCAGCTCTTCCAGGATATCCTGTCCTACGATCTGTCGCTGATCGGCTGCTCTGAGAGCAGCTCGGACGAGGACATCGGTGCCGCCACAG agaaGTACATGAAGAAGCTGTTTGGCACCAACAAGGACCGGATGGGGATCGATCAGAAGGCCGTCCTCCTCGTCAGCAAAGTGAATGAAAGCAAGCACCACG TCCCGCCCTACACCACCTACAAGGACATGAGGAGATGGAGGCTGAAGCCATCGACACAGAGCATCCTCGGCGCCAAAGATGACAGCGAGGGTGAAGGGGTGGCGACTGGTCACACGACACCTGGCAGAG ATGATGGCGCTCAGACCAGCCTCTTTGCTCTGGACGTATGCGTCACCTCCGAGGACAAGCGCTATTTCATCAGTGAGACGGACGACATATCAAACCTGGAGGCCAGCGTCTTGGAGAGTCCTCGAGACACTCAGCTGTGGATCAAACTCGCCTTCAGATACCTCAATCAGAGTGAGAC ctctgcagcagagTGTTTGGAAGCCGCTCTCAACACGCTGTCCCGCGCTCTGGAGAGTAACTGCGACAACCCCGAGGTGTGGAGCCACTACCTGTCCCTGTTCTCCAGGCGGGGCAGCCGCGAGGAGGTGCAGGAGATGTGCGAGATGGCGGTGGAGCACGCCCCCAGCTACCGAGTGTGGTGGAAC TACCTGAACCTGGAGAGCTCATTCGAAGGGAAGGACTACGTGTGTGACCGTCTGCTGCAGTTCCTTCTTGCCGAGGCGTCTTCTGGAATCACGGAGAAACTGTCCTTCCAGCTGATGGAAGCGCTGCTCTACAGAATCCAGCTGAGCCTTTTCACGGGCCGGCTGGAGAGCGCGCTCGCCATCCTGCAG GACCGGAGCATCGCCGAACACCTGACGCCTGCTGACCGGGCGCTGCTCTGGCTCTCCTACATCCACCTGACTGAGTTCGACCGGCTGCCGGCGAGCCTGTACGACCCCGCGGAGTCGGGCCCGTCCCGCCTGGTCAGCAGGGAGCCGTTCCTGCTGCCCTGGAGCACGGCGCGGGACATCAGCACGCCTACCGACATTCTCGTCGCTCTCTTCCAAG ATGCCATCCTTCAGTGCAGCGAGCAGTGCGTGACTGACAGTGAGAGGACGCTGGCCTGCCTTCCTCTGCACACAAACCTCATCTTCCTGTACAGGCTGCTGCAGAG gTATGATGAGGGTGTCGCTCTGTGCAAGTCTCTGCTCGATTCTTGTCCTGAGTCGTGCGCTCTGCGAGATGCTCTGGCTGACCTCCACCTCCACAGTGGCAACGGTGACCTTGCGGTCAGCATGTGGCTCCATGCTCTGGCAGAGTGCCCCCACAATGCAGAGGTCTTCTACCACTCCTGCAAGTTCCTCATGACTCAG GAGAAGCCGAGTGCCATCGCTCCTCTGTTCAGAGGCTTCGTCCTGTCGCTGTGTGAGGACGAGCAGAGTCAGAAGCAGCCCGTGGACGTGTTGCG GCACATCCTGGGCTTTTTCTCCGAGGAGCTGCTAAGAGGTCCTGTCATCAAGAAGGAGCTTCAGGAGCAGCTCGGACAGCAGACGTCCTTCCTCCACCTGGTTCACTG TCGGTGGCAGTGGCTGCACGGCTCCGTGGAGGACACGGTGGAGGCGTTTGAGCAAGCCCTGGGATCGGTCACGCAGCTGGAGGATCTTCACAGGCTGTGGATGGA CTACCTGACGTTCAGCTGCAGCCCACAGGCCCGCGCCACCGCAGCCTCCTCTCAGTCCAGGATGTTCTCAGACCTGGTGCAGCGCTGCCTCAACACCGTCCCCTCAAGACTCGAGGTTCCCTTCAACCCCGCAGAGTTTTGGAGCTGCTACCGCTTCCACAACAAG GTGGTCGCCCTTTACCTGAGCTGCCTGCCGCCATCCCAGCATGCACTGGTCTTGGAGAGACTGTGCTACACCATGCCAAACAACACTGAGCTGGGcctcag GTTGCTGCATCAGGAGTGGCTGGATGGGAACTTGGAGCACCTGAAGTTCCAGGCTCGGATGCTGACGAGTAATGCTCCGAAGTGTTTGTCCAGCTGGAAGAT AGCCATCGCCGTGGAGGAGGTGCTAAAGGAGCGAGCTGAG gtgtgtcTCCTGTTCCAGCAGGCCCTGCAGAATCTCCCACTGAGTGCTGCCCTGTGGAAACAT cGGCTGCTGTTGGAGGCAGCAGAAAGCGGG